The Panthera leo isolate Ple1 chromosome C2, P.leo_Ple1_pat1.1, whole genome shotgun sequence genome window below encodes:
- the ACAA1 gene encoding 3-ketoacyl-CoA thiolase, peroxisomal: MRRLQVVLGHLTGRPGSGWEPAPQAAPCWSGAQPVSADDVVVVHGRRTAIGRGGRGGFKDTTPDELLSAVMTAVLRDVKLSPAQLGDICVGNVLQPGAGAIMARIAQFLSDIPETVPLSTVNRQCSSGLQAVANIAGGIRNGSYDIGMACGVESMSLADRGNPGNVTSRLVEKEKARDCLIPMGITSENVAERFGISREKQDTFALASQQKAARAQSKGCFRAEIVPVTTTVRDDKGTERSITVAQDEGIRPNTTMEGLAKLKPAFKKGGSTTAGNSSQVSDGAAALLLARRSKAEELGLPILGVLRSYAVVGVPPDIMGIGPACAIPVALQKAGLTVNDVDIFEINEAFASQAVYCVEKLGLPPEKVNPLGGAVALGHPLGCTGARQVITLLHELKRRGKRAYGVVSMCIGTGMGAAAVFEYPGN; the protein is encoded by the exons ATGCGTAGGTTGCAGGTAGTGCTCGGGCACCTGACGGGCAGGCCCGGTTCGGGTTGGGAGCCGGCGCCGCAGGCCGCGCCGTGCTGGAGCGGCGCTCAGCCGGTGTCGGCCGACGACGTGGTGGTAGTGCACGGGCGGCGCACCGCCATTGGCCGAGGGGGCCGCGGCGGCTTCAAG GACACCACCCCCGACGAGCTTCTCTCTGCCGTCATGACCGCGGTTCTCCGAGACGTCAAGCTGAGCCCTGCCCAGCTGGGGGACATCTGCGTGG GAAATGTGCTTCAGCCGGGGGCCGGAGCAATCATGGCCCGAATTGCCCAGTTTCTGAG TGACATCCCAGAGACTGTGCCTTTGTCCACTGTCAATAGACAGTGTTCGTCTGGGCTCCAGGCAGTGGCCAACATAGCTG GTGGCATCAGAAATGGGTCTTATGACATTGGCATGGCTTGTGG GGTAGAGTCCATGTCCCTGGCTGACAGAGGGAACCCCGGAAATGTCACTTCACGCTtggtggagaaggagaaggcCAGAGATTGCCTGATTCCTATGGG GATAACTTCAGAGAATGTAGCCGAGCGGTTTGGCATTTCACGGGAGAAGCAGGATACCTTTGCCCTGGCTTCCCAGCAAAA GGCCGCCAGAGCCCAGAGCAAGGGCTGTTTCCGAGCTGAGATCGTGCCTGTGACCACCACGGTCCGTGATGACAAGGGGACCGAGAGGAGCATCACCGTGGCCCAGGATGAGGGTATCCGCCCCAACACCACCATGGAGGGCCTGGCCAAACTGAAGCCTGCCTTCAAGAAGGGCGGCTCTACCACGGCTG GAAACTCTAGTCAGGTGAGTGATGGGGCAGCTGCCCTCCTGCTGGCCCGGAGATCCAAGGCAGAAGAGTTGGGCCTTCCCATCCTTGGGGTCCTGAGGTCCTATGCAGTGGTTGGGGTCCCACCTGACATCATGGGCATCGGACCTGCCTGTGCCATTCCTGTAGCTTTGCAAAAAGCAG GGCTGACGGTGAATGACGTGGACATCTTTGAGATCAATGAGGCCTTCGCAAGCCAG gCTGTCTACTGTGTGGAGAAGCTGGGACTCCCCCCCGAGAAGGTGAACCCTCTGGGGGGTGCGGTGGCCTTGGGTCACCCACTGGGCTGCACTGGAGCTCGACAGGTCATCACGCTCCTCCACGAACTAAAGCGCCGCGGGAAGAG GGCATACGGGGTGGTGTCCATGTGCATCGGGACCGGGATGGGAGCCGCTGCCGTCTTTGAATACCCTGGAAACTGA